caaactcattctctccctcttgaactggaggcTCCTCTTCACTAACaaagtgaatagacttttgcTGACTTAGCAAGATCCTATCAAGCTTTTCATTCACCATTTTCagatccttcttgtacttgtcttcttgatcagttgatgatgaccttatggttctgtcatagtcctcattgtagttcccatcagaCTGTGCAAGGTTCTCTActaactcccagccttcttccacattcttgttgaggaagtttccattggaggctgtatcaagaagcattctgaacttgggaagcactcctctatacaatgtgcTCAACAAAGACTCCACACTGaaaccatggtgaggacactgagtttggtatcccttgaatctctcccaagcttcacaaaagctttcattactCCTTTGAGCAAATCCAGAGATCTCATTCCTTAGTCTTGCTGTCCTAgcattggagaaaaacttggccaagaaagccttcttgcatgcatcccaagTAGTGATTGCACCAGTAGGGAGAGTCTTTTCCCATAAATGAGCCTTGTCcccaagtgagaaagggaacaacctcagcttgaaaccatcttcacttactccattgatcttggtaagaccacagattctgtcaaactcatcaagatgatctagtggatcctccataggcaatccATGGAATTTATTGGCCtgaatcattgagatcaatccactcttgatctcaaagttgttgttggcaacagttggtggcacaatgccagctctttggttgtgagtgttgggtgcatctccagcaccaatgttccttggtctcTGAACCTGATCCTGTTGATCCATAGCTACTATAAcctcttgttgttgctgaacAACTCTCCTTTGCTTAGCTCCTAAACTCTTggtcttgttgttgatgttgtcaataggcctaaGAAGATTGTCCTTTcctttagaccttgtgtgcattaACAGACACAAACGATTTTTGCTAGGCAAGCGACTGAGCACAGGCTCAAGTAGGAGGTCAAGTCGACTGGAAAATGATGGTTATAGagatccggcttctggctcgagcaggtgctcgatcacgactcggtcgagtggtggtcgagtgactggtcgagtggtacctgaaatggaacttcaacccagaaacagaagattcgaGTACAGCAACCTCACAAGCGtataaaagaacttaatcttagactaatatggatcctaaatgtcacaaaaacacactcaaatgggcaacggcgccaaattgaaacaagatttatattgtggtgtgaatgatgatgtatgcaatggtgagatatgaatggaatgatggatgggtgtttcaattccccttatgctattgcagtacaagaggtatcaatcctaaatgagtgtttgtgaacaattaagatatgcatatgaatctaagttaagacaaatgtaaagattgtttgtcactaacaatcctaggaagaaaatgtaaaatgcagaaaataaactacaagaactaacaactagatgcaaatgaaactgaatgattgaaacagtgataaagcaagaacagaaacagagactactactaatgaactaatgcaagataattaatgaactgaaaactaaatgtatgcaactggaatgaaacaggaatgaaacaagacaaacacaaatcatagacacagagttctggggatgaactcgagcagcactcgaccgagtgtaggtcgagtgggtggtcgagctagactagacgcagaaacagagcaatgcaataaaaacagagtaatgctaaatccaatcaaacaacaagcaagcaacaggattaagactaagatttcaataaacaaagaaggtcctgaggatggattcatgggatggactaatcattgtggttatctaacttggtcaacaaatctcaagcaaactttgagctaacctctagacatattaatctaagacaagtttctcccactctcatggtcaagaaacaatcaaacctatgcaattctagacttgttctcacacagtaaagaatctacacaagcaggcattaagcaatacatctcaaaccaaacaagacctctaatctcttagcaagcctaatggtaagctctagatctagccttatctatgcttcctaaacattggtgtgatgctaagaagcttgaaatcagactctaccctctcagatatagaatcagcattaagatcatctaccctagaagagatctacaacaatcaagcttgaccaagtcacacaaaccacaagatcaatccatcctaacccatcctcaagatcctaaggaaactactcacaacaatacatggtgatcaaagtcaaaaacccagaaaatattgaaacttgcattattagaaagattaaacaaagatcttcaatattgatgaaaggatgaaactcaaattctcaatatcttgaaagttatagaaccaacaaaatataagaatctagtcttcttttttaaggaagtacaagatcttaaaaataaaaatgcaaaaggaataaaactaaaaaaggtaaaaactaggtttagggaatatctaaaaagttgcacactttggtggctgcaggtacaaggccttatataggtgaggaggtggaagccctaaaaatagaaaaagtcaaagtagtcaacggctcggtcaactcgaccagtgctcggtcgagtccatggtcgagctggcttctctcgtgcacactccactcggtcgagtccatctacccactcggtcgagtgcttggtcgagttggactctggaccttggttcttcagccttaactctcttgctttcccttcaagattgcttcacttctcctcaggattgtttccatgctccttaagctccaaaatcacctgtttatgcatgaaaagatgcaaatgcaatgcaactaaactctaatgcatgattagtcctaaagctacacaataatgatgaaaatggctagcaaaagatgcaaaagatgtgaataaactaagggaaaacatggtaaaatatatgaacatcatcgTGGCTGGACGAAATCAAATATTCTAGCCCACCTTTCTGGTTgctcggtcgctaggggtggttggttgtgcgactcagtaattAGATGAGGTgggtttggtgtatttgtgggagtttttgtaaggagcgatttCTATGCGGGTTGTTTCGTCGGAACTATGGGGTTCCGATGAGCTCGTTTCTCATGGATCTTGTGCGAGAATTAGGAATCCGGGTatggttgtttcagtttggtatcataACTTATATGGTTGTAAGACAGGCTCTGTAATGGAAATAGACTTGTCTAGTAAAAAAAGCTCAAGATCTCTgtaaatggaaagttttcatCAATATAAACTttctaaaaatgaaaagttttatgggagttagagcTTTGCTACTTCTGCAAAGTGTTTTGGAAACTCTCTTGAGGGGTGGGAGTGTTTACGGTGTGGCCTGGTGAAAATCGGGAAAGAGTATTAGGTGGTTAGTATGACATCGGGATGTTTTACGCAAAGCGAAGGAGGTAATTCTTGTCATGAAGTGCTTAGAGACGTCAAGACTTGGTTGCTCTAGGGATGGTGGGTTCTAAAGAACTCATAAGGAGATGGTgattctcctgaggggatggtagTTCCCCTGTATACCGATAAATTGAGGGGTGGTGGGCCCTGAGAGCGGCAGAAGAGATGGTGGTTCTCCTgggagatggtggttctccgAAGGGGATGGTCGTTCCCCTGGTACTGAGTTCTTGAGGTTGACGATCCAAGAGTGAGTTTGTATGTCTCGAGGATGTTTGTTTGAGAGTGAGATCGGAATGGCTCAAAGGTTTTGACCTGAGAGTGGATGAGTCGGGAGCAAATAATGTCTACGACGTGTGAATAAGCATAATGAATGAATGTAGATGTTGGGATttatggtggtttaatctcgggtttagTATTGACCAGTGGGGTAAGGACTTTGTTGACCGGTGGGGTCAGGATTTTGTGGACCAGTGGGGTCAGGATGGTGTTGACCGGTGGGGGTCAGGGTGTTATGGTTGTTGGGTCAGGTTGTATTGTGAACCGTTGCAACGGTGGAAATGTTTTGTAGTTGGGAGTGCAGTGTTgtcagattcgaggacgaatcctatGTTAGAGGGaaagaattgtaacgcccgcgaaccaactTTGGAGTTGgagtgtcgagcgacaccatgGCGTAGTGTCGCTCGACACAACAAGTTGGTTCTGGCTGCAGGTTTGGATTATTTTTAGACTGGTTTGCTAGTTTGGTGGAATTAAACTAGAACCCTAGCTTTATAAGGGGACGGCTCTGGGGGCCGCAGCCACGAAGGGGGAGGGAAAAAGAGATGGAGTTGTTGCATCCAGGGTGAGCCAAGTTTGCTTGTGAGGTGAGGAGCGGAGAGGGCTGAGTTCCGGTTGTGCAATAAGAGAAGGATAAAGGTGGTAGATCTTTCCCATGGATGTGAAGGAGGGATGGGAGTACTTGGTGGTGGATTGAGAGAGACAAGGAGGCTCTTTCCTAGCTGTTATCCAGGTATATCGTGTAGTTTTAGTGTTAGATTGATTAGAGAATCGATGGTTGTGGCAGATTAGGGATTTACGACGAAAAGGAGCTTGAAAGGAGGCTCGGATCGTGATTTTTGGGTTGGTATCGTTCGACACTATtgtggtgtcgttcgacaccaacACCTGTAGATGGACTGCACGGACTGGTTCGAGATGGCAACTTCGGGGTAACGTTCAGAGCATGAAACAGAGTCCGATTAGGCTGAAATTTGGTATGTAGCTTCGTGGTACTAAAAgcttcatatccaacggtgggtTTGTGAAATGAACAGTTGGTTTGTAATTTAATCATGTGTTGGTATTGTGGTCTCTTGTATAGACGGTTTTGTGGTATGGTTTGGGTGTTgagcgacaccaaggtggtgttggtcgacaccagcatgtggttgtgtgtttgggtcctAGGAGGACagctggagttaggtttggatgaggGGAGATCGACGGAAGTGATGTCGTGGGCGTCGGTGTCGACTTACACTAGGatagtgtcgattgacaccatgtGTGTTGGTTCGCAAGTGGTGTGATGGGTGACGTTCGACACTAGGTAGAGGTGTCGTTCGACACTAGAGGAGTTATTAGTGAATTAGAGTATTCGTGGGAAGTGTTGTCCGTGGCTCGACGGAATCAAATATTTCAGCCCACcactcttgttactcggtcgctagggatggttggttgtgcatCTCAGTAATTAGATGAGGTTGGTGTATTTGTGGGATTTTTTTATAAGGAGCGATTTTTACGCTGATTGTTTCGTCGGAACtatggggttccggtgagatCGTTTTCTATGGATCTTGTCATAGGATTGGGAATCCAGGTGTGGCCGTTTCACAGATGGTGCGAGTTCCGCTGTACCGCAAAAGAGATTCCAACCTGAGAAATTAAGCAAAAATTTGTCTATCTCCACTATATCCCAAATTTCTTGGAACCATACTCTGAACATAAGTTGGATGTCTCTCTTGAATACTGAACTCCACACTGGTCGAAAATTTTTGCCGGACTAGTTGGCAGCAAAAAGATAGATAAGTAAATGAGGACCTTAATGGAGATCGAAATGATACAGTTGAGAGATACATTATGGAAGATTTGTACCATTACATGGCCTCCAGTCAGGGATTGCAAGCAAGACCTAGCttagaatttataatctaattttttCGTACATCATatttgatgttaattttgtatttaaatgaacagaaaaaaaaaagagaaataaatctagttaaataaatatgtaaaggaAACACTGTTTTATAGCACAAGATAATAGAAGAATCTAATTTAACTAGAATAATATCATAagataatatccaataataatttaatatgaattatgtttattgaaacacaaaaatacattttaggaaTATATGGCATATGTGataaaaagaacatataaataATGGAATGCTTTTTATCTTACAGCTATTTTTAGCTTAGGATCATTTGCTTTAAAAACTATATGTTTCTTAGATATAATAACATACTTCAGTCAAATGAAATAGATAATGATGTATTAAAAGTTTGTTTAGAAAACACATGTCAAAACGAGGTATGTATATCATAAGTATATTTTTAAGAgttggttataaaaaaatttaacatattatgGAAGATAATGAGTCTTTGttacctctatatatatagtgccACCAACAACACTTATTCTTCCTACACAACACTCTGTTcatactctctctctatccAAAAAATGAAGCTCTCCAACCGTGTTCTTTCAGCCCTTCTCCTTATTTCTTCTATCCTACTTGCTGTCACTACAGGTTCAATACTCATGTCATGttatagtatataaattatCATACATACAAATATGTGAATTTAGTTGTTATATCATAAtgagtatataattttattatagacATCAATTACTAAGTACTAACACATATATGCTCAaatgtgtttttatatatatagagatgggTTTTGCGGATAAAATATGCAAGACACGGAGCCAACGTTTCTCAGGTGTGTGCTTGAGCAATTTCAATTGTGCCATAACCTGCCAACTATTTGAGGAATTTGAAAATGGTAATTGCGAATTCGATGGAGTCTTCCGTCGTTGTTTATGCTCCAAACCCTGTTAAATACCATCATAATATTATCAAAAACTAGTTGtattttgtcttctctctttaatAATTGCTATGTGGTTGTTgaagaatatacatatatatcttggATTACAAACactctttgttaaatttgtgtTCTTTATCTTCTATTTTCAGATTTcgttgttcttgaaaataactaaaaataatataaaattacagaaaataatttaaatagtcatttaaacattcaaataaatttttccttcaattttaatcaatgttatattcaaaacaaaagcTTATATAGATGTTTTCTTACACTAACTCGTTGtgtttaaattattacaaaGTAAAAACTGAGGATCGATCAACCTTCCATGTTAAACATACAGAAAATTTGGTGATACCACATTCGACAACATTTTTTGCAATTCATCAAAATCTAATTCAATGACACGTCATATTCTAATAATCATATACTGATTtcgcataatatatatatatatatatatataNtatatatatatatatatatatatatatatatatatatatatatttcaatttttggttataaacatatttacatagCCAAAAGCATATATAAGTGTAACGCATATGCATTAATCAAAATTAGGAACATAATTAGGCTAACCACTTTCGTGTCAAGTGAACTGGCTCAGACTTCACCAACCTGACGTAAATTTCTCCTCAAAAGAGATTCCAACCCgagaaatcaagcaaaaaaaattctatctCCACTATATCCCGAGTCTCTTAGAACCATACTCTTAACAGAAGTTGGATGTCTATCTTAAATACTGAGCTCCATATTGGTCGAAACATTTTGCCGGACTAAATGGCTGCAAAAAGACAGATAAGTAAATGAAGACCATAATTGAGATCGAAATGAGAgtgtggatatatatatatatatatatatatatatatatatatatatatatatatatatatattatggaagATTTGTACCATTAAATGGTGTGACACCCCGATTTGAGGTACATGCGGAGAGATTTAAAAGAACTGGtttggccacctatatcaccaaagtgcacttatatttttggtcaaaggtCCTAAGAGAATTCAAGAATTAAAGCGTGCTTGggtgggctcacgggcctagtgagaagACGTATGGCCCATTTAAGCGAGGTGGCCCATAGATCGGCAGTGGACATGGGATCCACTAAACAAGGTgacggtcggggcgttacacaTGGCCTCCAATGAGGGGCTGCAAGCAATCCCTAGCtcaaaatttataatctaaacTTTTATGTGTACATCGTATTTGATgttgattttgtatttaaatgaaaagaaaaaaataaaaaagagaaacaaatcaggttaaataaatatgtaaaggaAACACTATTTAAAAGCACAAGATAATAGAAGAATCTGCTTTGATTTGAATAATATCATAAGATaatatctaataataatttcatatgaattatgtttattaaaatacaaaaatacatgttaGGAATATATGGCATATGTGATAAagagacaaaataaatattggaATGCTTTCTATCTTACAACTATTTTTGGTTTAAGATaatttgctttaaaaaaaatatgtttcttagatatggctctgattggtaacggctgttactATTGACTGTAaagactttgactttaaaattttagctgtagagaatttggttgTAGATACTTggactgtagaaactttaactgttaaaatctgattgtttaccaacaacttttaaagttgtagctgttatttttattattattattataaatattaataaaaaatttatattatgtcaaaaattaattcatatattactttaatgataaaataaattttattaatgataaattaaaatatatcactttaattataaaataaattttaaaatgataaattttattaatgataaattaattcatatatcacttgtagaggttttttttctttctattgaCTAGTTAAATGAGCAGTCAAAAATCTATTAAcctattattatttgaattttatttgaattattcaATGCATTGTTTGAATATTATTCTATtagtaatcatgaatttcataaactcttttatagtaatattagtgatgatgaaaaaataaaatttattattgaaatggatcttaaaaaaagagaaaaaaataagaataattaatttataaaaataaaatatgtaaaatatttatatatatacttgtggagaacttttaaatataaaagggagaaaaaataatgctttttaaattatttagttttaaagcaTGTGTTTTCAGGctttaaaaaaaagtgaaaacaagaaaggacaaaaaaaattgctttcaatgctttaaaaaaattaaaagccaaaaaagtatgattggcaaaaaaataacttttaaggctttaaatattttaaaagtcttaaaagtaGGTTACCAATCAGAGCCATAATAGTAATATACTTCAATCATATCAAATAgataaagatatattaaaagttCTTTTTAGAAAATACTTGTCAAAAAGaggtgtatatatacatatttattatagGTTAATTTTTATGAGTTGGTtatcaacaaatttaaaatattatgtaagatATTGAGTCCTTGTGCCACCAACAACAGTTCTTGTTCCTACACAACAATTAATTAATTCCAACGATCTCTCGAGAATATTCATTCcctctctcaaaaaaaaaatgaagctcTCAAACCGTGTTCTTTCATCCATTCTCCTgatctcttttatctttcttgCTGCCACTACAGGTTCAATACTCATGtctttatatagtatataaattatCATACATTATAATATGTGAATTTAGTTGTTATATCACAATTAGTATACATTTTTATGATAGAAATTAATTTCTAAGTAACACAGATATGCTTAAAtgtgttttcatatatatagagatgggTTTGGCGGATAAAATATGCAAGACACGGAGCGATCGTTTCTCAGGTGTGTGCTTTAGTGATAACAATTGTACCATCATCTgcagccaattcaagaaatttgaaagaggTCACTGCGAATTCGACGGAGCCTTACGTTGTTGTTTATGCACCAAAGCGTGTTAAAGACTATCATCATATTATCAAGAACCAGTTGTATTTTTGACTTCTCTCTTTAATATTTCTATGTGGTTGTTGTAGAATagatctacatatatatatatatattgaattatagacactctttgttaaatttaagtttttatcttctatttttggatttatttgttcttgaaaataacaaaaaataatttaatttactatgaattaattaatatagtcATTTAAacgttaaaataaaattttcctttaattttaatcaatgttatattcaaaacaaaagcTTATATAGATGCTTTCTTAGACTAACTCGTTGtgtttaaattattacaaaGTAAAAACTGAGGATCGATCTACCTTCCATGATAAACATATAGAAAATTTGGTGTTACCACATTTTACAACATCTTTTGCAATTCATCAAAACCTAATTCAATGACACATCATATTCTAATAATCATATACTGATTccgcataatatatatatatatttcaatttttggttataaacatattacataGCCAAAAGCATATATAAGTGTAACGCATCTGCATTAATCAAAATTGGGAACATAATTAGGCTAACCACTTTCGTGTCAAGTGAACTGGCTCAGACTTCACCAACTTGACGTAAATTTGTGCCTCAAAAGTCTCTTAGAACCATACTCTAAACAGAAATTAAATACTGAGCTCCATATTGGTCGAAATTTTTTACCGGACTAGTTGGCTGCAAAAAGACAGATAAGTAAATGAGGACCATAATGGAGACTGAAATGAGAGTGTGGATATAAGAGAACTCCGGAGTTAAAGCAtacttgagctggagtagtttcacgATGGTGACCTTCCcagaagtgattgtcggaactgtgcgagtgaggaaaaagCACAGAGAAAGATCATATGGTGAATTGTAGGGATggacaagtctttaaagcctcccagacgtagcaaaccaacCGTCGGATATGGGTGGGCCTGtaggcctagtgagaggatgtgaggcccattCAAGAAAGGAGGGCACATCGGTTGGGACTGGACATGGGCCCACTAAGCAAGGTGATGGTCGGAGCATTATAAGTGGTACCTGGAAAGCGTGCTTGAAATAGAGTAGTTTTAGAATGTGCAACATTCTGGAAAgctgataagctcaaattaatcccaagagctactctctcaaattaagaggtcactgtaatacttaggggtcgatttccacaaggactcaagtctacacaataaattatagagtttttttaattatgctaaatagattaatttaaaattaaataacaatgcaaaatattaaagaaaagctgttgtaaattcagaagatcaaaaagctaggcctagggaatttctcaggaaattacaaattattaaatcaagaaataattaggattcaagcaattaagaacaaatctagaactctaaacacttttgtaaaataaatcagttctcacagcaaatattatctaaaa
The sequence above is drawn from the Camelina sativa cultivar DH55 chromosome 4, Cs, whole genome shotgun sequence genome and encodes:
- the LOC104779504 gene encoding defensin-like protein 8; protein product: MKLSNRVLSSILLISFIFLAATTEMGLADKICKTRSDRFSGVCFSDNNCTIICSQFKKFERGHCEFDGALRCCLCTKAC
- the LOC109132635 gene encoding defensin-like protein 8; the encoded protein is MKLSNRVLSALLLISSILLAVTTEMGFADKICKTRSQRFSGVCLSNFNCAITCQLFEEFENGNCEFDGVFRRCLCSKPC